Within the Halorhabdus rudnickae genome, the region AGCGCCCGACGACTGGCAAGCGTCGTGCGGAGAGCACGGACAAGGACGGTGGCGATCCGTGAACTTCGACCTCCGGGAGCACACGGCAGACGTGGCCGTCGAGGCAACGGGGGCATCTCTCAGCGCGGTGTTCGCCGCGACGGCCGACGGCATGGCCGCGGCGATGTGTGAAGACGTTCCCTCCGACGGCGATCGGTTCGATCTCACTGTCACGGCTGAGAGCCGAGAGTCGCTCCTGTTTGACTATCTGGACGAGCTCATCTACCAGCGTGACGTGCGGGCTGTCTTGCCCGTCGACAATCGGGCGAGTGTCGCCCGATCCGACGATGCATGGACTGTCGAGGGGAGTGCCCGGGGCGTTCCGCTGGATCGGATCGCCGCCCGCGAAGTGAAGGCAGTCACCTACTCCGAGATGGTTCTGGAGGAAACTGCCGACGGATGGCGGGCCTACGTCGTCCTCGATGTTTGAGCCGCTTTCTCTTGTCCGGTCTGGCTCCGTCTTCTGACGCGAGCGGATGGGGACTGCTACGACGCTTTGATACGCAGTGTATTCATCAGTAACAGGAGTTGATCAATCTGCATGTATTTTTTGTTCCGTAACGAAGGCAATTTCCCCAAAGCAAAAATTGATGTGTTGTAGGCCCGTCCATCTGATGATGCGCGAACGCAACCAACACTGGTGGCCGAACCAGTTGGATCTCGGTATTCTCGACCAGAACGCCCGTGACGATAGTCCCTATGAGGACGATTTCAATTACGCTGAAGAGTTTCAGAAACTCGACCTCGATGCCGTGAAGGCCGATCTCGAAGAGCTGATGGCCGACTCGAAAGACTGGTGGCCCGCGGACTACGGTCACTACGGCCCGCTGTTCATCCGGATGGCCTGGCACAGCGCAGGCACGTACCGCACCACGGACGGTCGGGGTGGGGCCGCCGGCGGCACCCAGCGATTCCCGCCGCTTGATAGCTGGCCCGATAACGCGAACCTCGACAAGGCACGGCGTCTCCTCTGGCCAATCAAGCAGAAGTACGGTCGAAAACTCTCCTGGGCTGACCTGATCGTCTTGGCTGGCAACGTGGCCATGGAGACGATGGGATTCAAGACGTTCGGTTTCGCCGGCGGACGCGAAGACGACTTCGCTCCCGACGAGGCCATCGACTGGGGACCGGAGATGGAGATGGAGACATCCGAGCGCTTCGACGAGGACGGAGAGCTCCAGAATCCGCTCGGCGCCACCGTCATGGGACTCATCTACGTGAACCCGGAGGGCCCGGACGGCGAACCGGCCCCTGAGGCCTCGGCGGAAAACATCCGAGAGTCGTTCAGTCGCATGGCGATGAACGACGAGGAGACCGTTGCGCTGATCGCCGGTGGACACACCTTCGGGAAAGTTCACGGAGCCGACGACGGCGATCACCTCGGTCCCGAACCCGCAGAGGCTCCAATCGAACAGCAGGGCCTGGGCTGGGACAACGAGTATGGCTCGGGCAAAGGAAAGGATACGATCACCAGCGGGATCGAAGGACCCTGGAACACCACGCCGACCGAGTGGGACATGGGGTACATCGACGGTCTCTTAGAGCACCAGTGGTGGCCCGAAAAGGGTCCCGGCGGGGCGTGGCAGTGGACCACTCAGAACGGCGAGCTGGACGAGGCCGCACCTGGCGTCGAAGATCCCGAAGAGAAAGAAGACGTGATGATGCTTACGACGGATATCGCCTTGAAACGCGATCCGGACTACCGGGAAATTCTCGAACGTTTCCAGGACAATCCCATGGAGTTCGGCATCAACTTCGCGAAGGCGTGGTACAAGCTGATCCACCGCGATATGGGACCGCCCGAGCGCTTCCTCGGCCCGGAGGTCCCCGACGAGGTGATGATCTGGCAGGATCCGCTGCCGGACGCTGATTACGACCTGATCGGTGAGAGCGAGGTCGACGAACTCAAGGAAATTGTACTTAATTCGGAGCTTTCCCGTACCCAGTTGGTCAAGACCGCCTGGGCGTCAGCCTCGACTTATCGAGACAGTGATAAGCGTGGCGGCGCGAACGGCGCTCGCATTCGGCTGGAACCCCAGAAGAGCTGGGACGTCAACGAGCCCGAGGAACTGGAGACGGTGCTCTCGGTCTATGAGTCGATTCAGGCCGAGTTTAACGACTCCCGATCCGACGACGTGGGCGTCTCCCTGGCTGATCTGATCGTGCTGGGCGGCAACGCCGCAATCGAGCAGGCGGCTGCCGACGCCGGCTACGACGTGACGGTGCCCTTCGAACCAGGCCGGACTGACGCGACGGCCGACCAGACCGACGTCGAGTCCTTCCAGGCTCTAAAGCCTGCGGCCGACGGCTTCCGCAACTACGTCGGTGAGGAGGCCGACCGCAAGCCCGAGGAGATTCTCCTCGACAAGGCCGAGTTGCTGAACCTGACCATCCCGGAGATGACGGTTCTCGTCGGTGGCATGCGCCAACTGGGTGCGACCTACGGTGACACTGAGACGGGCATCTTCACCGAAGAGCCGGGGACGCTGACGAATGACTTCTTCGTGAACGTCTTGGACATGAGCTACGAGTGGGAGAACACTGACGACGAGCACGTCTACGAGATCCGCGACCGCGAGACGGGCGACGTCGAGTGGACTGGCTCGCGTGTAGATCTCATCTTCGGGTCGAACGCCCGCCTTCGCGCCGTCTCGCAGGTCTACGGTGCTGAGG harbors:
- a CDS encoding archease, which translates into the protein MNFDLREHTADVAVEATGASLSAVFAATADGMAAAMCEDVPSDGDRFDLTVTAESRESLLFDYLDELIYQRDVRAVLPVDNRASVARSDDAWTVEGSARGVPLDRIAAREVKAVTYSEMVLEETADGWRAYVVLDV
- the katG gene encoding catalase/peroxidase HPI, with the protein product MRERNQHWWPNQLDLGILDQNARDDSPYEDDFNYAEEFQKLDLDAVKADLEELMADSKDWWPADYGHYGPLFIRMAWHSAGTYRTTDGRGGAAGGTQRFPPLDSWPDNANLDKARRLLWPIKQKYGRKLSWADLIVLAGNVAMETMGFKTFGFAGGREDDFAPDEAIDWGPEMEMETSERFDEDGELQNPLGATVMGLIYVNPEGPDGEPAPEASAENIRESFSRMAMNDEETVALIAGGHTFGKVHGADDGDHLGPEPAEAPIEQQGLGWDNEYGSGKGKDTITSGIEGPWNTTPTEWDMGYIDGLLEHQWWPEKGPGGAWQWTTQNGELDEAAPGVEDPEEKEDVMMLTTDIALKRDPDYREILERFQDNPMEFGINFAKAWYKLIHRDMGPPERFLGPEVPDEVMIWQDPLPDADYDLIGESEVDELKEIVLNSELSRTQLVKTAWASASTYRDSDKRGGANGARIRLEPQKSWDVNEPEELETVLSVYESIQAEFNDSRSDDVGVSLADLIVLGGNAAIEQAAADAGYDVTVPFEPGRTDATADQTDVESFQALKPAADGFRNYVGEEADRKPEEILLDKAELLNLTIPEMTVLVGGMRQLGATYGDTETGIFTEEPGTLTNDFFVNVLDMSYEWENTDDEHVYEIRDRETGDVEWTGSRVDLIFGSNARLRAVSQVYGAEDGEEKFVSDFVDAWSKVMQHDRFDLK